One window from the genome of Enterococcus haemoperoxidus ATCC BAA-382 encodes:
- a CDS encoding L-ribulose-5-phosphate 3-epimerase: MTTIGIYEKALPKDIDWKERLLLAKKLEFDFVEMSIDETDERLQRLDWTKEERKEVREAIHETGVKILSICLSGHRRFPFGSEDRSKRIEAMNLMGKAIDLASDLGVRTIQLAGYDVYYEKKTLKSREYFIENLKKAVAMAAAKEIVLSIEIMDDPFINSISKFLKIKDQIRSPYLQVYPDVGNLSAWPENDVGYELEIGIDQISAIHLKDTLAVTEQFSGKFKEVPFGSGCVDFLGCLKTLKRLEYNGPFLIEMWSENSETPEKEIEQAKAFLFPYLKEAGYRDK; the protein is encoded by the coding sequence ATGACTACAATAGGAATCTATGAAAAAGCACTCCCTAAAGATATTGACTGGAAAGAACGTTTACTATTAGCAAAAAAATTAGAGTTTGATTTTGTTGAAATGTCGATCGATGAAACAGATGAACGTCTTCAAAGGCTAGACTGGACAAAAGAAGAGCGAAAAGAAGTAAGAGAGGCAATTCATGAGACTGGGGTAAAGATATTATCGATTTGTTTAAGTGGACATCGACGTTTTCCCTTTGGTTCTGAGGATCGGAGCAAACGAATTGAAGCGATGAACTTAATGGGAAAAGCAATAGACTTGGCTTCCGACTTAGGTGTTCGCACCATTCAACTTGCTGGTTATGATGTTTATTATGAAAAGAAAACGTTAAAATCCAGAGAGTATTTCATTGAAAATTTAAAAAAAGCAGTTGCAATGGCAGCAGCAAAAGAAATTGTGCTTTCAATAGAAATTATGGATGATCCATTCATAAATTCTATTTCTAAATTTTTGAAAATCAAAGATCAAATTCGCTCACCTTATCTACAAGTGTATCCTGATGTTGGCAATTTATCGGCTTGGCCGGAAAATGATGTTGGTTATGAATTAGAAATCGGAATTGATCAGATTTCTGCAATTCATTTGAAAGATACTCTGGCTGTAACGGAACAGTTTTCTGGTAAATTTAAAGAAGTTCCCTTTGGAAGTGGGTGTGTAGATTTTTTAGGGTGTCTTAAAACCTTAAAGCGCTTGGAATATAATGGGCCATTCCTGATTGAAATGTGGAGTGAAAATAGTGAAACACCCGAAAAAGAAATCGAACAAGCAAAGGCATTTTTATTTCCTTATTTGAAGGAGGCTGGGTATCGTGACAAATAA
- a CDS encoding L-ribulose-5-phosphate 4-epimerase codes for MKERVFAANLALPKAELVKLTWGNVSEINREAGLIVIKPSGVSYQTMQMKDMVVTDLNGEVLEKGMKPSSDLATHVELYKAFKEINSVVHTHSKHAVMWAQAGREIPAYGTTHADTFYGVVPCTRQLSSEEVTSAYEEETGKVIVETFNEKKIDPSAVPGVLVYGHGPFTWGKTPQQAVENSIVLDEIAEMACATEVVNDSVMPIPQYLLDKHFFRKHGKNAYYGQS; via the coding sequence ATGAAAGAAAGAGTTTTTGCTGCAAATCTAGCTTTACCTAAAGCAGAATTGGTAAAACTTACGTGGGGAAATGTTAGTGAAATCAATCGGGAAGCAGGCTTGATTGTAATCAAGCCAAGCGGTGTTTCATACCAAACCATGCAAATGAAGGACATGGTTGTAACTGATCTAAATGGAGAAGTGTTAGAAAAAGGAATGAAGCCTTCATCAGATCTCGCTACACACGTTGAATTATATAAAGCTTTTAAAGAAATCAACTCAGTAGTACACACTCATTCAAAACATGCAGTAATGTGGGCACAAGCTGGTCGAGAGATACCGGCTTATGGTACTACTCATGCAGATACTTTTTATGGGGTTGTTCCTTGTACACGTCAACTATCCTCAGAAGAAGTAACCTCTGCCTATGAAGAGGAAACAGGAAAAGTAATTGTTGAAACCTTTAATGAAAAAAAAATTGATCCTTCGGCAGTTCCTGGAGTACTAGTTTATGGACACGGACCGTTTACTTGGGGGAAAACGCCACAACAGGCGGTAGAAAATAGTATTGTTTTAGATGAGATAGCTGAAATGGCTTGTGCAACGGAAGTTGTAAATGATTCAGTAATGCCGATTCCTCAATACCTTTTAGATAAACATTTTTTTAGAAAACATGGTAAAAATGCATACTATGGGCAATCTTAA